In Calonectris borealis chromosome Z, bCalBor7.hap1.2, whole genome shotgun sequence, a single genomic region encodes these proteins:
- the F2RL1 gene encoding proteinase-activated receptor 2: MAGRRGLCLLLLLCALLRAAAPAESSGTSSKGRSFAGRKVPNTNNASEELYEVDEFAAKALTGKLTTVFLPIVYIIVFIIGLPSNAMALWVFFFRTKKKHPAVIYMVNLALADLLFVVWFPLKIAYHVNGNNWLFGEGLCKVLVGFFYGNMYCSILFMTCLSVQRYWVVVNPIVHSRKKSEIALGISLAIWILILLGTIPLYLVNQTAYISNLNITTCHDVLPENVLAHDMFNYFLSLAIVLFLIPALLTAVAYILMIKTLNASISDISTGKKRKRAIKLIVAVLSMYLICFTPSNVLLVVHYLLLKTYSQNYLYVSYITALCLSTLNSCIDPFIYYYISKDFRDNLKNALLCRSVRTTRRMQVSLSSSRYPKKSNSYSSNSDGTTKSTY; this comes from the exons ATGGCTGGGCGCCGCgggctgtgcctgctgctgctgctctgtgcgCTGCTGAGAGCCGCCGCTCCCGCAG agagtagTGGAACCAGTTCAAAAGGAAGAAGTTTTGCTGGCCGGAAAGTTCCAAATACAAATAATGCCTCTGAAGAGTTATATGAAGTGGATGAATTTGCAGCAAAAGCCCTCACAGGAAAGCTGACTACAGTTTTTCTTCCCATTGTTTATATAATTGTCTTTATCATTGGTTTGCCAAGCAATGCCATGGCCCTCTGGGTCTTTTTTTTCCGAACAAAGAAGAAACATCCGGCTGTGATTTATATGGTTAACTTGGCATTGGCAGACCTTCTTTTTGTTGTCTGGTTCCCACTGAAGATTGCGTACCATGTAAATGGCAATAACTGGCTATTCGGTGAAGGTCTCTGCAAAGTACTTGTTGGATTTTTCTATGGAAATATGTACTGTTCCATTCTCTTCATGACATGTCTCAGTGTGCAACGGTATTGGGTTGTAGTGAACCCCATAGTgcattcaagaaagaaatctgaaattgcCTTGGGCATCTCGCTTGCTATCTGGATACTGATTTTGTTGGGCACCATTCCATTGTATCTCGTTAATCAGACAGCATACATTTCAAATCTTAACATCACTACTTGCCATGATGTGTTGCCTGAAAATGTTTTGGCTCATGACATGTTCAATTATTTCCTCTCACTTGCAATTGTACTCTTCTTAatccctgctctcctcactgCTGTCGCTTACATACTAATGATTAAGACTCTGAATGCTTCCATCTCTGATATAAGCACTGGGAAGAAACGAAAAAGAGCAATCAAACTCATTGTCGCTGTCCTGTCTATGTATCTCATCTGTTTTACACCTAGCAATGTGCTGCTTGTTGTGCACTATTTGCTCCTCAAAACCTACAGCCAGAACTATCTGTATGTGTCCTACATAACTGCACTGTGTCTTTCTACTTTGAACAGTTGTATTGATCCATTCATCTATTACTATATTTCAAAAGACTTCAGAGACAACCTTAAAAATGCTCTTCTTTGCCGAAGTGTACGAACTACACGGAGAATGCAAGTGTCTCTCTCATCAAGCAGGTACCCCAAGAAATCAAATTCTTATTCTTCAAACTCAGATGGGACCACTAAATCAACTTACTAA